DNA from Armatimonadota bacterium:
GATAAGCCGCTGACCGACTGTGGGCGTGGGAGGTTGCTCCCTGCCAAGCGGTGCGCCGTCTCCCGGAACACCGCAAGATCCTTCCTAACCGGGCGATGCCTCCATGGCCGCAACTGTCCTGCTCTGGGCGGTGGGGCTGGCGTTGTTGTACCAGTTCGGAGTCTTCGCGTGGAACGCTGTCTACTGGGTGCGCAGACGCCCGGAGTCCGACAGCGGCGAGCCGACCCTTTCGGTGCTTATCCCGGCGCGCAACGAGATCCGCAATTTGCCGGTCCTGTTGGCTGCACTTCAGGCGCAGACGCTGCGCCCGGCCGAGATCATCGTGTGCGACGACCACTCGGACGACGGCATGCGGGAATGGCTTCAGGAGCATGCGGCCGAGTTTGATGTGAGATGGTTTCAGGCCGACCCAAAGCCCGACGAGTGGGTGGGCAAGAATTGGGCCTGCCACCAGCTTGCGCAGCACGCAACCGGCGACTGGTTCCTGTTCCTGGATGCGGATATTCGGCCCAAGCCCGGCTTTCTGGAGTTCATCGTCAACGCTTGCCGCAGGACGTCCGCGGTGCTGGTGACCGCCTTCCCGAGTATTGACCGGGCAGGGGTGGGAGACGGGCTGATCATCGGGATGGTGCCATTCTCCGTCTGCACCATGCTGCCGCTGAACCACGTGGAGCGCACATGTAACCCCGCCTTCGCCTTCGCAAACGGGCAGATCATGGCCTTCCGGCGCGAGGATTACCTGCGCATCGAGCCCCACCGGCAGGTGCGGGGGCTGGTCCTTGAGGATGTGGGCATCGCCCGCCTGATAAAGCGTCTACGTGGGCGGGTACATATCGCAGACGCCCGGCACGTGGTGGCCGCGCGAATGTATGAGAACACGGGGCAGGCCATTGCAGGGTTCTCGAAGAATGCAGTCGCGATCACCGGCGGTCGCCTGGGAGCCGCTGTGTCTTTGGTGAGTCTAACGACCACATACCTGGTTCCCATCTGGTTGGCGGTGGCGGGGTACAAGGCGGCATGGGCGGTGGTGGGCGCCGGAGCGCTCCTGTACGGGATTCCGGCGTATCTGTCCGGGCTGCCTGCGTGGTTCGGACT
Protein-coding regions in this window:
- a CDS encoding glycosyltransferase: MAATVLLWAVGLALLYQFGVFAWNAVYWVRRRPESDSGEPTLSVLIPARNEIRNLPVLLAALQAQTLRPAEIIVCDDHSDDGMREWLQEHAAEFDVRWFQADPKPDEWVGKNWACHQLAQHATGDWFLFLDADIRPKPGFLEFIVNACRRTSAVLVTAFPSIDRAGVGDGLIIGMVPFSVCTMLPLNHVERTCNPAFAFANGQIMAFRREDYLRIEPHRQVRGLVLEDVGIARLIKRLRGRVHIADARHVVAARMYENTGQAIAGFSKNAVAITGGRLGAAVSLVSLTTTYLVPIWLAVAGYKAAWAVVGAGALLYGIPAYLSGLPAWFGLLYPAAIALAELVMIRSLIWNTRGCVRWKGRVYRRC